A single region of the Manihot esculenta cultivar AM560-2 chromosome 12, M.esculenta_v8, whole genome shotgun sequence genome encodes:
- the LOC110627979 gene encoding rhamnogalacturonate lyase isoform X1, translated as MGKMHLLVWSRWLEIVLCCFFFFIASYAKTPVRKNPRTTNNSSALGVQLRVTNHQRVIIDNGLVRVTFSSPGGDVVGIKYNGIDNVLEIINEDDNRGYWDVVWNRPGESNIYDKLQATDFNVIMENEDQVEISFSKKWSPSMGKSTVPLNIDKRYIIRRGNSGLYLYTILERLEGWPDVDMDQIRVVFKLQKEKFHFMAVSDDRQRVMPMPEDRLTGLPLAYPEAVLLTDPINPDLRGEVDDKYQYSSKVKDNAVHGWISENPPVGFWMITPSNEFRVGGPFKQELTSHVGPTVLNMFTSTHYAGKDLNTAYRNGEPWKKVLGPVYVYLNSISASEDPEALWENAKEQMSTEVRSWPYSFPQSEDFPTSYQRGNVLGQLIVRDRYMNERLMYANSAYVGLATPGDVGSWQMESKGYQFWTQADRKGIFSINNVRAGNYSLYAWVPGIIGDYKYNFNIIIEPGSNIKLGVLIYDPPRNGPTLWEIGIPDRTASEFYIPDTYPTLMNKLYTNHPTNKFRQYGLWERYADIYPKSDLIYNVGVNNYDQDWFFAHVTREKGNKTYEPTTWQIIFELKSVNQSGNYTLQVALASATMSELQVRVNTANSNRPLFTTGLIGRDNAIARHGIHGLYWLYSIQVPSSQLFQGNNIIYLTQSRSNGPFYGIMYDYIRLEAPEET; from the exons ATGGGAAAGATGCATTTGCTTGTCTGGTCTCGCTGGCTGGAAATCGTTCTttgctgcttcttcttcttcattgctTCTTACGCGAAGACCCCAGTTAG GAAAAATCCAAGGACGACCAATAACAGCTCAGCTCTTGGTGTACAGCTACGAGTAACCAATCATCAGCGA GTGATCATCGATAATGGTCTTGTTCGAGTTACTTTTTCGAGTCCAGGCGGTGATGTCGTTGGAATTAAATATAATGGAATTGATAATGTACTCGAAATCATTAACGAAGATGATAATCGAGG ATATTGGGACGTTGTATGGAATCGACCCGGAGAGTCTAACATCTATGACAA GTTACAAGCCACAGATTTTAATGTTATAATGGAAAATGAAGACCAAGTAGAGATTTCATTCTCTAAAAAATGGAGTCCATCTATGGGTAAATCTACAGTTCCCTTGAATATAGATAAAAG GTATATAATTCGACGTGGCAATTCTGGGCTTTATCTGTATACTATTTTGGAACGATTAGAAGGATGGCCTGATGTTGATATGGATCAAATTAGAGTGGTTTTCAAGCTCCAAAAAGAAAA GTTTCACTTCATGGCAGTATCTGATGATAGGCAAAGGGTAATGCCAATGCCTGAAGATCGTCTTACTGGTTTGCCTTTAGCATATCCTGAAGCTGTTCTCTTAACAGATCCAATCAATCCAGATCTTAGAGGAGAG GTAGATGATAAATACCAATATTCTAGTAAAGTCAAAGATAATGCAGTGCATGGCTGGATATCAGAAAATCCACCGGTGGGATTTTGGATGATCACACCTAGTAATGAATTTCGCGTTGGTGGACCCTTCAAACAAGAATTGACCTCTCATGTAGGGCCTACTGTCCTGAAT ATGTTTACTAGTACTCATTATGCTGGGAAGGACTTAAACACAGCGTATCGTAATGGAGAGCCATGGAAGAAAGTTCTTGGCCCCGTTTATGTCTATCTTAATTCCATTTCGGCCTCTGAAGATCCAGAAGCTCTTTGGGAAAATGCTAAAGAACAA ATGTCAACTGAAGTTAGAAGCTGGCCATATAGTTTTCCTCAATCTGAAGATTTCCCCACTTCTTATCAACGGGGAAATGTTTTAGGTCAGTTAATAGTTCGTGACAGATACATGAATGAAAGATTAATGTATGCAAATTCAGCTTACGTGGGATTGGCAACACCAGGAGATGTGGGCTCATGGCAAATGGAATCAAAG GGTTATCAATTTTGGACCCAAGCTGATAGGAAAGGGATCTTCTCAATAAACAATGTGAGAGCTGGGAACTATAGTTTATATGCATGGGTTCCTGGTATTATTGGAGAttacaaatataattttaatataatcattGAACCAG GGTCTAATATCAAACTGGGTGTTCTTATATATGACCCTCCGAGAAATGGTCCAACTCTTTGGGAAATAGGCATTCCTGATCGTACTGCTTCTGAATTCTATATACCGGACACATACCCAACACTCATGAATAAATTATATACCAATCACCCAACAAACAA ATTTAGACAATATGGATTGTGGGAAAGATATGCAGATATATATCCTAAAAGCGATCTTATCTACAATGTTGGTGTTAATAATTATGATCAAGATTGGTTCTTTGCCCATGTTACTAG AGAGAAAGGAAACAAGACATATGAACCAACCACATGGCAGATCATATTTGAACTTAAAAGTGTAAACCAAAGTGGAAATTATACACTCCAAGTGGCCTTGGCATCAGCTACTATGTCTGAACTCCAg GTGCGGGTGAACACTGCCAATAGCAATCGGCCTCTTTTTACAACAGGGTTAATAGGCAGGGATAACGCTATTGCAAGACATGGAATTCATGGGTTATATTGGTTGTATAGCATTCAAGTACCATCCTCCCAACTTTTTCAaggaaataatataatttatttgactCAATCGAGAAGTAATGGCCCCTTCTATGGTATCATGTATGATTATATTCGTTTAGAAGCACCCGAAGAAACTTGA
- the LOC110627979 gene encoding rhamnogalacturonate lyase isoform X2, producing MENEDQVEISFSKKWSPSMGKSTVPLNIDKRYIIRRGNSGLYLYTILERLEGWPDVDMDQIRVVFKLQKEKFHFMAVSDDRQRVMPMPEDRLTGLPLAYPEAVLLTDPINPDLRGEVDDKYQYSSKVKDNAVHGWISENPPVGFWMITPSNEFRVGGPFKQELTSHVGPTVLNMFTSTHYAGKDLNTAYRNGEPWKKVLGPVYVYLNSISASEDPEALWENAKEQMSTEVRSWPYSFPQSEDFPTSYQRGNVLGQLIVRDRYMNERLMYANSAYVGLATPGDVGSWQMESKGYQFWTQADRKGIFSINNVRAGNYSLYAWVPGIIGDYKYNFNIIIEPGSNIKLGVLIYDPPRNGPTLWEIGIPDRTASEFYIPDTYPTLMNKLYTNHPTNKFRQYGLWERYADIYPKSDLIYNVGVNNYDQDWFFAHVTREKGNKTYEPTTWQIIFELKSVNQSGNYTLQVALASATMSELQVRVNTANSNRPLFTTGLIGRDNAIARHGIHGLYWLYSIQVPSSQLFQGNNIIYLTQSRSNGPFYGIMYDYIRLEAPEET from the exons ATGGAAAATGAAGACCAAGTAGAGATTTCATTCTCTAAAAAATGGAGTCCATCTATGGGTAAATCTACAGTTCCCTTGAATATAGATAAAAG GTATATAATTCGACGTGGCAATTCTGGGCTTTATCTGTATACTATTTTGGAACGATTAGAAGGATGGCCTGATGTTGATATGGATCAAATTAGAGTGGTTTTCAAGCTCCAAAAAGAAAA GTTTCACTTCATGGCAGTATCTGATGATAGGCAAAGGGTAATGCCAATGCCTGAAGATCGTCTTACTGGTTTGCCTTTAGCATATCCTGAAGCTGTTCTCTTAACAGATCCAATCAATCCAGATCTTAGAGGAGAG GTAGATGATAAATACCAATATTCTAGTAAAGTCAAAGATAATGCAGTGCATGGCTGGATATCAGAAAATCCACCGGTGGGATTTTGGATGATCACACCTAGTAATGAATTTCGCGTTGGTGGACCCTTCAAACAAGAATTGACCTCTCATGTAGGGCCTACTGTCCTGAAT ATGTTTACTAGTACTCATTATGCTGGGAAGGACTTAAACACAGCGTATCGTAATGGAGAGCCATGGAAGAAAGTTCTTGGCCCCGTTTATGTCTATCTTAATTCCATTTCGGCCTCTGAAGATCCAGAAGCTCTTTGGGAAAATGCTAAAGAACAA ATGTCAACTGAAGTTAGAAGCTGGCCATATAGTTTTCCTCAATCTGAAGATTTCCCCACTTCTTATCAACGGGGAAATGTTTTAGGTCAGTTAATAGTTCGTGACAGATACATGAATGAAAGATTAATGTATGCAAATTCAGCTTACGTGGGATTGGCAACACCAGGAGATGTGGGCTCATGGCAAATGGAATCAAAG GGTTATCAATTTTGGACCCAAGCTGATAGGAAAGGGATCTTCTCAATAAACAATGTGAGAGCTGGGAACTATAGTTTATATGCATGGGTTCCTGGTATTATTGGAGAttacaaatataattttaatataatcattGAACCAG GGTCTAATATCAAACTGGGTGTTCTTATATATGACCCTCCGAGAAATGGTCCAACTCTTTGGGAAATAGGCATTCCTGATCGTACTGCTTCTGAATTCTATATACCGGACACATACCCAACACTCATGAATAAATTATATACCAATCACCCAACAAACAA ATTTAGACAATATGGATTGTGGGAAAGATATGCAGATATATATCCTAAAAGCGATCTTATCTACAATGTTGGTGTTAATAATTATGATCAAGATTGGTTCTTTGCCCATGTTACTAG AGAGAAAGGAAACAAGACATATGAACCAACCACATGGCAGATCATATTTGAACTTAAAAGTGTAAACCAAAGTGGAAATTATACACTCCAAGTGGCCTTGGCATCAGCTACTATGTCTGAACTCCAg GTGCGGGTGAACACTGCCAATAGCAATCGGCCTCTTTTTACAACAGGGTTAATAGGCAGGGATAACGCTATTGCAAGACATGGAATTCATGGGTTATATTGGTTGTATAGCATTCAAGTACCATCCTCCCAACTTTTTCAaggaaataatataatttatttgactCAATCGAGAAGTAATGGCCCCTTCTATGGTATCATGTATGATTATATTCGTTTAGAAGCACCCGAAGAAACTTGA
- the LOC110627415 gene encoding L-type lectin-domain containing receptor kinase IX.1, whose product MDLLHSSSSCLLYTLVMAISIFLFMLFLPTANSLSFNFTSFDPNMEDINFQGDAFSSSNVLKLTKNEQGANLRSSVGRASYKQPVRIWDAKTRRLTDFTTHFSFTMKALDPDRFGDGMTFFLAPFDSKIPENSSGGFLALFSPDTAFNASKENQIVAVEFDSFENPWDPDDNHVGILVDSIVSVRNVTWKSSIRNGSQANAWVSYNSTTKNLSVFLSYAQNPVFSGNSSLSYVVDLRDFLPEWVRVGFSASTGSWVELHDIISWDFNSTLEVNQKAKNKTGLFVGISVGLGFLGCAVIGVFWFVFWRKRYVVRNKDEPEDVSMDDEFEKGTGPKRFTFRELSRATNDFAEDGKLGEGGFGGVYMGLLSESNTKIAVKKVSRGSKQGKKEYVSEVRIISRLRHRNLVQLIGWCHERGELLLVYEFMPNGSLDSHLFGGETVLIWSVRYKIAHGLASALLYLHEEWEQCVVHRDIKSSNVMLDSNFNAKLGDFGLARLVDHELGSQTTVLAGTMGYLAPECVTTGKASKESDVYSFGVVALEITCGRKPVDARQEPSKVRLVEWVWDLYGKGQLLEAVDKRLSKEFDERQLECLMIVGLWCCHPDFACRPSIRQVINVLNFEAPLPSLPAKLPVPMYYAPPMNLCNFSYASSGLTTSEGSCTTNSSLTSGGSAKSLLKQEKPSV is encoded by the coding sequence ATGGATCTTCTTCATAGCTCAAGTTCATGCCTTCTCTATACTCTTGTCATGGCAATCTCCATTTTCTTGTTCATGTTGTTTCTGCCAACTGCAAACTCTCTGTCCTTCAATTTCACTTCTTTTGATCCCAACATGGAAGATATAAACTTCCAGGGTGACGCTTTCTCGTCCAGTAATGTTCTTAAACTTACAAAGAATGAACAAGGTGCTAATCTCAGAAGTAGCGTTGGTCGAGCCTCGTATAAGCAGCCGGTGCGAATCTGGGATGCAAAGACAAGAAGGCTTACAGATTTCACCACCCACTTCTCCTTCACCATGAAAGCGCTTGACCCAGATCGATTTGGTGATGGAATGACTTTTTTCCTCGCGCCATTTGACTCTAAGATCCCAGAAAATTCGAGTGGTGGGTTTCTTGCATTGTTTAGTCCTGATACTGCGTTCAATGCTTCCAAAGAAAATCAAATCGTTGCAGTTGAGTTTGATAGTTTTGAAAATCCATGGGATCCAGACGATAATCATGTGGGCATCCTTGTGGATTCGATTGTATCTGTAAGGAACGTAACATGGAAAAGCAGCATCAGGAACGGATCACAGGCTAATGCGTGGGTGAGTTATAACTCTACTACCAAAAATCTAAGTGTTTTTCTAAGTTATGCACAGAATCCTGTGTTTAGTGGTAATTCTAGTCTTTCATATGTCGTTGATTTGAGGGATTTTTTGCCCGAGTGGGTTAGGGTAGGTTTCTCTGCTTCTACAGGTTCTTGGGTTGAACTACATGACATTATCTCTTGGGATTTTAATTCGACGTTGGAAGTTAATCAGAAAGCCAAAAACAAAACAGGATTGTTTGTCGGAATATCTGTGGGTTTGGGATTCTTGGGTTGTGCTGTCATAGGTGTATTCTGGTTTGTGTTTTGGAGAAAAAGGTATGTCGTTAGAAACAAAGATGAGCCTGAGGATGTTTCCATGGATGATGAATTTGAAAAAGGAACTGGACCTAAGAGGTTCACTTTTCGTGAGCTAAGTCGCGCAACAAACGACTTTGCTGAGGATGGAAAGCTAGGGGAAGGAGGATTTGGAGGAGTTTACATGGGATTGTTGAGCGAATCCAACACAAAAATCGCTGTTAAGAAGGTCTCAAGAGGatcaaaacaaggtaaaaaggAGTACGTATCAGAAGTGAGGATCATCAGTCGTTTGAGACACAGAAATTTAGTTCAACTTATTGGTTGGTGCCATGAAAGAGGTGAGTTGCTTCTCGTGTACGAGTTCATGCCCAATGGAAGCCTTGATTCCCATCTGTTTGGTGGGGAAACTGTGTTAATATGGAGTGTCAGGTACAAAATCGCTCACGGGTTAGCTTCTGCACTGTTATATCTCCATGAAGAGTGGGAACAATGTGTAGTGCATAGAGATATCAAGTCCAGCAATGTCATGTTGGATTCAAATTTCAATGCTAAGCTTGGAGATTTTGGTCTTGCCAGACTTGTAGACCATGAGCTGGGCTCACAGACAACAGTGTTGGCAGGCACGATGGGATATTTAGCTCCAGAATGCGTCACCACAGGCAAAGCCAGTAAAGAATCAGATGTTTACAGTTTTGGAGTGGTCGCACTCGAAATCACATGTGGAAGAAAGCCAGTCGATGCAAGGCAAGAGCCAAGCAAGGTGAGGCTTGTGGAATGGGTATGGGACCTGTATGGAAAAGGGCAGCTTCTTGAAGCTGTGGACAAGAGATTGAGTAAAGAATTTGATGAGCGACAATTGGAATGCTTGATGATTGTTGGATTATGGTGCTGCCACCCTGATTTTGCATGTCGGCCATCTATAAGGCAAGTGATAAATGTTCTCAACTTTGAAGCTCCATTGCCTAGCCTTCCTGCAAAGTTGCCAGTTCCAATGTACTATGCACCACCCATGAACCTATGCAACTTCTCATACGCATCTTCTGGCTTGACAACTTCTGAAGGCAGCTGCACTACGAATTCCTCGCTCACGTCAGGTGGGTCTGCAAAATCACTTTTGAAACAAGAGAAACCTAGTGTCTGA